A genomic segment from Deinococcus sp. YIM 77859 encodes:
- a CDS encoding DEAD/DEAH box helicase: MTVAAPNLSRLMPTAPVGNVLLLPQVARAALFAAHPGPAVLLTTPERLGLYASAGALGAPVSVNPGLRDWDARAEHVVLDVTTALDLFPAHPEEHALTLRVGGSYPREELLARLERLGYERLQDPADDETGYLLRGDTLELRLGPGAGVPNGEDPVWIRAEFFGDELDTLRRLGAGELTGERLQTFTLEPTADYLTEVKWDATRLDLLPGRVFLDAPEFYASSLGPLVDTLWPRLREREVTSFGRAPLDLTDFDLGLKTLPFYRARLSELARDVDEWRGAGYRVLVLVRHDRTAAYLADKLLGTPEIPWLSVPRVEEGALGFLRANGEGGFAIPEHRTVVLTEDLIYGFQGGSALRGKRLAGKPVTDALGLHVGDYLIHPEHGIGQFQGLETRTVLGVTRDYLNLEYRGGARLAVPIEQLPVLRRHPGTTDDPPVLSSFDKKDWARAKEKARKNAEEVAARLLVQYAARQVTPGNAFPPQPEWDAQVERNFKFELTADQKTALRETLKDLEAPHPADRLISGDVGFGKTEVALRAAHRVVGHGKQVAMLVPTTLLAEQHTSTFVERFKDLPVRVEGLSRFTGDKQARAILADLAQGKVDIIIGTHRLLSSDVQFRDLGLIIVDEEHRFGVGQKEKLRALRGLPEVPKDGKLEIPEGVKAVDTLALSATPIPRTLYMSMVGLRDMSSIQTPPKGRKPIQTVLAPFDPVTVRDAILTEIERGGKVFYIHDRIASIGARSLYLRNLVPEARIGVAHGRMNEEELEEIMLGFEQGAFDVLLSTTIVETGLDIPEANTILIERADRLGLAQLYQLRGRVGRRQQTAYAYLFYPPRMTENAQRRLWAIADLQDLGSGHLLAEKDMEIRGVGNILGEEQHGHVQAVSIDVYTEMLAEAVARLKGEKVETPPSVSIDLPINARLTPEYFGGDEETRIATYGRLSEARTLQAVSRVERDLRKRYGPPTPEVQNFIDLAKLRLTAVAKRALSIGETMTHLQVTFAYKALDYDAAGLKRFPHKTEVTTFPPSVKVEKKGLKPDDYARVLMDLLGYFG; the protein is encoded by the coding sequence GTGACGGTCGCCGCCCCCAACCTCTCCAGACTGATGCCGACCGCGCCGGTCGGAAACGTGCTCCTGCTGCCGCAGGTGGCGCGTGCGGCGCTTTTTGCCGCCCATCCCGGCCCCGCTGTGCTGCTGACCACGCCCGAACGCCTGGGCCTCTACGCCTCTGCCGGAGCCCTAGGCGCGCCGGTCAGCGTGAATCCGGGGCTGCGCGACTGGGACGCACGAGCGGAACACGTTGTCCTGGACGTGACGACGGCCCTGGACCTCTTTCCGGCCCACCCCGAGGAACACGCCCTCACCCTGCGGGTGGGAGGGAGCTATCCGCGCGAGGAGCTCCTTGCCCGGCTGGAACGCCTGGGCTACGAGCGTCTCCAGGACCCCGCAGACGACGAGACGGGCTATCTCCTGCGCGGTGACACGCTGGAGCTGCGGCTGGGGCCGGGGGCGGGCGTGCCGAACGGGGAAGACCCGGTGTGGATTCGCGCCGAGTTTTTCGGGGACGAACTGGATACCCTGCGCCGCTTGGGGGCGGGCGAATTGACCGGCGAGCGCCTCCAGACCTTCACCCTGGAACCCACCGCCGACTACCTCACCGAAGTGAAGTGGGACGCCACCCGCCTCGACCTGCTGCCGGGCCGGGTCTTTCTCGACGCCCCCGAGTTCTACGCCTCCTCGCTGGGGCCGCTGGTCGACACCCTCTGGCCCCGGCTGCGGGAGCGGGAGGTCACGAGTTTTGGCCGCGCGCCGCTCGACCTCACGGACTTCGATCTGGGGCTCAAGACGCTGCCCTTCTACCGCGCCCGCCTCTCGGAACTGGCGCGCGACGTGGACGAGTGGCGCGGGGCGGGCTACCGCGTCCTGGTGTTGGTGCGCCACGACCGCACCGCCGCGTATCTGGCCGACAAGCTGCTGGGCACCCCTGAGATTCCCTGGCTGAGCGTGCCCCGCGTGGAGGAAGGGGCTCTTGGTTTCCTGCGCGCGAACGGTGAGGGCGGTTTTGCCATCCCCGAGCACCGCACGGTGGTCCTCACCGAAGACCTGATCTACGGTTTCCAGGGCGGCTCGGCCCTGCGGGGCAAGCGGCTGGCCGGAAAGCCGGTCACGGACGCGCTGGGCCTGCACGTGGGCGACTACCTGATTCACCCCGAACACGGCATCGGGCAGTTCCAGGGCCTGGAGACGCGCACGGTGCTGGGCGTCACCCGCGATTACCTCAATCTGGAGTACCGTGGGGGGGCCCGGCTCGCGGTGCCCATCGAACAGCTGCCCGTGCTGCGCCGCCACCCCGGCACCACCGATGACCCACCCGTGCTGTCCTCCTTTGACAAAAAGGACTGGGCGCGGGCGAAGGAAAAGGCCCGCAAGAACGCCGAGGAGGTTGCTGCCCGGCTGCTTGTGCAGTACGCGGCCCGTCAGGTCACGCCCGGCAACGCTTTCCCCCCGCAGCCCGAGTGGGACGCGCAGGTCGAGCGGAACTTCAAGTTCGAGCTCACGGCGGATCAGAAGACGGCCCTTCGGGAAACGCTCAAGGACCTCGAAGCTCCCCACCCCGCCGACCGCCTGATCTCCGGCGACGTGGGCTTTGGCAAGACGGAGGTCGCTCTGCGGGCCGCACACCGCGTTGTCGGGCACGGCAAGCAGGTGGCGATGCTCGTTCCCACAACCCTGCTCGCCGAGCAGCACACCTCCACCTTTGTGGAACGCTTCAAGGACCTGCCGGTGCGTGTGGAGGGCCTCTCGCGCTTCACCGGGGACAAGCAGGCGCGGGCGATCCTGGCGGACCTCGCGCAGGGCAAGGTGGACATCATCATCGGCACGCACCGCCTGCTTTCGAGCGACGTGCAGTTTAGGGACCTGGGCCTGATCATCGTCGATGAGGAACACCGCTTCGGGGTGGGGCAAAAGGAGAAGCTGCGGGCCCTGCGCGGCCTCCCCGAGGTGCCGAAAGACGGCAAGCTGGAGATCCCTGAGGGCGTGAAGGCGGTGGACACCCTGGCCCTCTCCGCTACGCCCATCCCGCGCACCCTCTACATGAGTATGGTCGGCCTGCGCGACATGAGCTCCATCCAGACGCCGCCCAAGGGTCGCAAGCCCATCCAGACGGTGCTTGCCCCCTTCGACCCGGTGACTGTTCGTGACGCGATCCTCACGGAGATCGAGCGCGGCGGCAAGGTCTTTTACATCCATGACCGCATCGCCTCCATCGGCGCGCGCAGCCTGTACCTCCGCAACCTCGTGCCGGAAGCGCGCATCGGCGTGGCACACGGGCGCATGAACGAGGAGGAGCTCGAAGAGATCATGCTCGGCTTTGAGCAGGGGGCCTTTGACGTGCTGCTCTCCACCACGATCGTCGAGACCGGGCTGGACATCCCCGAGGCGAATACCATCCTGATCGAACGGGCAGACCGCTTGGGCCTGGCTCAGCTCTACCAGCTTCGCGGGCGCGTCGGAAGGCGGCAGCAGACCGCCTACGCCTACCTCTTTTACCCGCCGCGCATGACCGAGAACGCGCAGCGCCGCCTTTGGGCGATCGCCGACCTGCAAGACTTGGGTTCCGGGCACCTCCTCGCCGAAAAGGACATGGAGATTCGCGGGGTCGGGAACATCCTGGGCGAAGAGCAGCACGGGCACGTGCAGGCCGTCTCCATCGACGTGTACACCGAGATGCTCGCCGAGGCCGTCGCTCGGCTCAAGGGTGAGAAGGTGGAGACGCCGCCCTCCGTCTCCATCGACCTCCCCATCAACGCCCGCCTCACACCGGAATACTTTGGCGGTGACGAGGAGACGCGTATCGCCACCTACGGGCGGCTCTCGGAAGCCCGCACCCTTCAGGCCGTTAGCCGCGTCGAGCGCGACCTGCGCAAGAGGTACGGTCCACCCACCCCCGAAGTCCAGAACTTCATCGACCTCGCCAAGCTGCGGCTGACCGCTGTCGCCAAGCGGGCGCTGAGCATCGGCGAGACGATGACCCATCTGCAGGTCACCTTTGCCTATAAGGCGCTGGATTACGACGCGGCGGGCCTGAAGCGCTTCCCCCACAAAACCGAGGTCACGACCTTTCCGCCCTCCGTCAAGGTGGAGAAAAAGGGGCTGAAGCCGGACGATTACGCGCGGGTGCTCATGGATCTGTTGGGGTATTTCGGGTAG
- a CDS encoding DNA topoisomerase subunit B: MTQAPPQQASTPDTYTADSISILKGLEAVRKRPGMYVQGGTGVDGYHQLLTEIIDNAIDEGLAGFATEVHVIMHADGSATVTDNGRGIPVDVMKSEGRPAIEVIFTELHAGGKFGGGAYKVSGGLHGVGSSVVNALSTYLDVTVNKGGQLHHIRFERGAVTTPLEVLGPTPKDVKWATKVTFHPDPTVFSEFENLFHYDRIRGRLRELAYLTGLKIVVRDERTNLHGGEIREEVFFEKGGIANFARALVTDDSKLLYEQPIVMRGTHSGVEVEVAFIHANTYSSDNILTYANMIRTRDGGTPLTGFKTAYTRILNKYAKDKNLIKSGNPVPSGDDLLEGIYCVVSVKLGEPQFESQAKVKLLNSEAQTAVNAIVGEKFAEFLEENPKIGKTIVEKAAEAARAREAARKARDIVRRSNPLENDDLPGKLADCSSQDPAESELFIVEGISAGGSAKGGRERRFQAILPLRGKILNVEKAELNKILKNAEIRALIGAIGAGVEGTGDRMHFDLSNLRYHKIIIMTDADMDGGHIATLLLTFFYRYMRPVVEAGYLYIAQPPLYRILVGREKKGTYLYTEEELKAHVARATKEGKKYEIQRFKGLGEMNADQLWDTTMNPETRALKQVRVEDLMIANEVFENLMGSEVGPRKRFIQENARFAEISV, from the coding sequence ATGACACAAGCTCCCCCCCAACAGGCCAGCACCCCGGACACCTACACGGCCGACTCCATCTCCATCCTCAAGGGCTTGGAAGCGGTTCGCAAGCGCCCCGGCATGTATGTGCAGGGCGGCACCGGCGTCGACGGGTACCACCAGCTCCTGACGGAGATTATTGATAACGCCATCGACGAGGGTTTGGCCGGTTTTGCCACCGAGGTCCACGTCATCATGCACGCGGACGGCTCCGCGACCGTTACGGACAACGGACGCGGCATTCCGGTGGACGTGATGAAGTCCGAAGGCCGCCCGGCGATCGAGGTGATTTTTACCGAGCTGCACGCGGGCGGCAAGTTCGGCGGCGGGGCCTACAAGGTGTCCGGCGGCCTGCACGGCGTCGGGAGCAGCGTGGTGAACGCGCTCTCCACCTACCTTGACGTCACCGTCAACAAGGGCGGTCAGCTGCATCACATCCGCTTTGAGCGGGGCGCCGTCACCACGCCGCTGGAGGTGCTCGGCCCGACGCCCAAGGACGTCAAGTGGGCCACCAAGGTCACCTTCCACCCCGATCCCACCGTGTTCAGCGAGTTCGAGAACCTCTTTCACTATGACCGCATCCGCGGAAGGTTGCGCGAACTGGCGTACCTGACCGGGCTCAAGATCGTGGTCCGTGACGAGCGGACCAACCTCCACGGGGGCGAGATCCGCGAAGAGGTGTTTTTTGAAAAGGGCGGGATCGCCAACTTCGCCCGCGCGCTCGTCACCGACGACTCCAAGCTGCTGTACGAACAGCCCATTGTGATGCGCGGCACGCACAGCGGCGTCGAGGTCGAGGTGGCGTTTATCCACGCGAACACCTACAGCAGTGACAACATCCTGACGTACGCGAACATGATTCGCACCCGCGACGGCGGCACGCCCCTCACCGGCTTTAAAACCGCCTACACCCGCATCCTGAACAAGTATGCCAAGGACAAGAACCTGATCAAGTCGGGCAACCCGGTTCCCAGCGGCGACGACCTGCTGGAGGGGATCTACTGCGTGGTGTCGGTGAAACTCGGTGAGCCGCAGTTCGAGTCGCAGGCGAAGGTCAAGCTGCTGAACAGCGAGGCGCAGACGGCGGTCAACGCCATCGTGGGCGAGAAGTTCGCCGAGTTCCTGGAGGAGAACCCGAAAATCGGGAAGACGATTGTTGAAAAGGCCGCCGAGGCTGCCCGCGCCCGCGAGGCCGCCCGCAAGGCCCGCGACATCGTTCGGCGCTCCAACCCCCTGGAAAACGACGACCTCCCGGGCAAGCTGGCCGACTGCTCGTCGCAGGATCCCGCGGAATCCGAACTCTTTATCGTGGAAGGCATCTCGGCCGGCGGTTCCGCGAAGGGGGGCCGCGAACGGCGCTTCCAGGCGATTCTGCCCCTGCGCGGCAAGATCCTCAACGTCGAGAAGGCAGAACTCAACAAGATTCTCAAGAACGCTGAGATTCGCGCTCTGATCGGGGCGATCGGCGCGGGCGTGGAGGGCACCGGGGACCGAATGCACTTCGACCTCTCCAACCTGCGCTACCACAAGATCATCATCATGACGGACGCGGACATGGACGGCGGGCACATCGCCACCCTGCTGCTGACGTTCTTCTACCGCTACATGCGCCCCGTCGTGGAGGCCGGTTACCTCTACATCGCGCAGCCACCCCTGTACCGCATCCTGGTGGGCCGCGAGAAAAAGGGCACCTACCTCTACACCGAAGAGGAACTCAAGGCACACGTCGCCCGCGCCACCAAGGAGGGCAAGAAGTACGAGATTCAGCGCTTCAAGGGACTGGGCGAGATGAACGCTGACCAGCTCTGGGACACCACCATGAACCCCGAAACGCGCGCCCTCAAGCAGGTCAGGGTCGAAGACCTGATGATCGCCAACGAGGTGTTCGAGAACCTGATGGGAAGCGAAGTGGGGCCGCGCAAGCGGTTCATTCAGGAGAACGCGCGCTTCGCCGAAATCAGCGTGTAA